The Sphingomonas naphthae nucleotide sequence GCTGGAGGTGGAAGAGGTCCATCTCCTGGCCGATGCGGCGATGGTCGCGCTTGGCGGCCTCCTCCAGCCGCGTGAGGTGCGCGTCGAGCTGCTTCTTGTTGAGCCATCCGGTGCCGTAGACGCGGCTCAGCATCGCATTCTTCTGGTCGCCGCGCCAATAGGCGCCCGACACGCGCGTCAGCTTGAAGGCGGCCGGGTCGAGCCGGCCCGTCGAGGGCAGATGCGGACCACGACACATGTCGAAGAAGGCGCCGGCGCGATAGACCGTCAGTTCCTCGCCTTGCGGAAGCTCCGCGGCCCATTCGGCCTTGAAGCGCTCGCCCTGCTTCTCCCACGCGGCGATCAGCGCGTCGCGTTCCCACACTTCGCGGACCAGCGGCTCGTTGGCGGCGATGATGCGGCGCATCTCGGCCTCGATCGCGGGCAGGTCCTCGTCGGTGAAGGGGCGTTCGGCGGGCGCGAAATCATAATAGAAGCCGTCGTCCGTCGCCGGGCCGAAGGTGATCTGCGTACCGGGAAAAAGGCTCTGCACCGCCTCGGCCAGCACATGGGCATAATCGTGGCGGACGAGTTCGAGCGCGTCGGCCTCGTCCTTCGCCGTCACCAGCGCGAGCGCCGTATCATTGTCGAGCGGCCGATTCAGATCGCGCAGTTCGCCATCGACCCTGGCGGCGAGTGCGGCCTTCAGCAGCCCCGGCCCGATCGACGCCGCGATCTCGGCCGGAGTGGTGCCGGCCGCGACCTGGCGGACGGAACCATCGGGCAGCGTGATCGAGATATCGGACATGGGAGACCTGTATTGTTGAAAGGCGGCGGGCTTATGCCCCTAGCGGGCCATCAGGGGCAAGCCGGAGAGATAGGGACGACCCGGCGGAAGTTCACGACGTTCGCATCCTATCGCCCCTTTTCGATCCACGGCCCTTCGCGGGAGAGGATCAGGTCCGGCGGCACTGGCACAAGCGGGGGGCTGTAGGACAGCGTTTTTTGGGCGCGGCGGCGGGCCGCGCGCATTGCGCCGCCACGCCCCCTCGTTAAACAGGCGGGGGCTCGGGGGGACGGCAGGCATGGCGGACACGGCGAAGGCGCGCGTTCTGTGGGCGGACGTGGCGCGCGGCATCGGCATCCTGCTCGTGGTGATCGGCCATGTCTGGCAGGATAGCGAGCCCTGGCTGATGGCGGCGATCTACGCCTTCCACATGCCCCTGTTCTTCCTGCTGTCCGGCTATTTCACCCATCCCCGCGCGACGCTCGGCGACGATATCGGCCATCGCGCCCGCACCCTGCTGGTGCCTTATGCCTGCTACATCCTGCTGATCGGCGGGGCGCTGCTGGCGGTGCATGTGCTGCGGCGCGACTGGCAGGGCGTGGCCGATATCGCCTTCGTCCTGATCTATGGCGGGGCGAAGCTGACGGCGCATATGGGCGCTTTCTGGTTCGTCACCTGCCTGTTTCTGGCGCAGGCCTTCTATCTCGCGCTGCTGCATTGGTTCGGTTCGCCGCGCTCGCCCGGGCTGATCGCGATCCTGCTGGTCGGGCTGGCGCTGGGCTATGGCGCGGGCCGGCTCGGCTGGCCGGGGCCGTGGAATGTGGCGGTCGCGCCGGTCGCGGCGGTCTTCCTGTGGATCGGTCACCGGCTGCGCCTCGCCGATCCGTCGCCGCGCCGGGTGGTCAGCGGCGCGCTGCTGCTGGCGCTGGTGCCGCTCGCCACCCTGCCGCTCGGGATGGTCTACGATCTCAACATGAAGGTGGCGCTGTATGGGCCGCCGATCCTGGGCCTGATGCTGGCGACGGGCCTGTCGCTGCTGCTGATCGAAGCGAGCAAGGTGATGGAGCGCAGCGCGCGGCTGGCGACGACGCTCAGCGCGCTCGGCGATGCCGCGCTCACCATCCTCTTCCTC carries:
- a CDS encoding acyltransferase family protein, yielding MADTAKARVLWADVARGIGILLVVIGHVWQDSEPWLMAAIYAFHMPLFFLLSGYFTHPRATLGDDIGHRARTLLVPYACYILLIGGALLAVHVLRRDWQGVADIAFVLIYGGAKLTAHMGAFWFVTCLFLAQAFYLALLHWFGSPRSPGLIAILLVGLALGYGAGRLGWPGPWNVAVAPVAAVFLWIGHRLRLADPSPRRVVSGALLLALVPLATLPLGMVYDLNMKVALYGPPILGLMLATGLSLLLIEASKVMERSARLATTLSALGDAALTILFLHQAVHYALVSADAPLWLQFLLSLALPFTLHRLFLRFHLSRVLLLGRGRLRRG